In a genomic window of Canis lupus familiaris isolate Mischka breed German Shepherd chromosome 28, alternate assembly UU_Cfam_GSD_1.0, whole genome shotgun sequence:
- the GBF1 gene encoding Golgi-specific brefeldin A-resistance guanine nucleotide exchange factor 1 isoform X5: MVDKNIYIIQGEINIVVGAIKRNARWSTHTPLDEERDPLLHSFSNLKEVLNNITELSEIEPNVFLRPFLEVIRSEDTTGPITGLALTSVNKFLSYALIDPTHEGTAEGMENMADAVTHARFVGTDPASDEVVLMKILQVLRTLLLTPAGAHLTNESVCEIMQSCFRICFEMRLSELLRKSAEHTLVDMVQLLFTRLPQFKEEPKNYMGTNMKKLKMRAGGMSDSSKWKKQKRSPRPLRHMTKVTSGSELPTSNGTTLSSNLTGGMPFIDVPTPISSASSEAASTVVSPSTDSGLEFSSQTTSKEDLTDLEQPGSPGYSTATEPGSSELGVPEQPDPQQEGVHVEKAQSASVESIPEVLEECTSPADHSDSASVHDMDYVNPRGVRFTQSSQKEGTALVPYGLPCIRELFRFLISLTNPHDRHNSEVMIHMGLHLLTVALESAPVAQCQTLLGLIKDEMCRHLLQLLSVERLNLYAASLRVCFLLFESMREHLKFQLEMYIKKLMEIITVENPKMPYEMKEMALEAIVQLWHIPSFVTELYINYDCDYYCSNLFEDLTKLLSKNAFPVSGQLYTTHLLSLDALLTVIDSTEAHCQAKVLNSLTQQEKKEAARSGYEAVDGTRESSNSERAASDGKPVGIAADIPGLHLPGGGRLPAEHGKPGCSDLEEAADSGADKKFTRKPPRFSCLLPDPRELIEIKNKKKLLITGTEQFNQKPKKGIQFLQEKGLLTIPMDNTEVAQWLRENPRLDKKMIGEFVSDRKNIDLLESFVSTFSFQGLRLDEALRLYLEAFRLPGEAPVIQRLLEAFTEHWRNCNGSPFANSDACFALAYAVILLNTDQHNHNVRKQNAPMTLEEFRKNLKGVNGGKDFEQDILEDMYHAIKNEEIVMPEEQTGLVRENYVWNVLLHRGATPEGIFLRVPAGSYDLDLFTMTWGPTIAALSYVFDKSLEETIIQKAISGFRKCAMISAHYGLSDVFDNLIISLCKFTALSSESIENLPSVFGSNPKAHIAAKTVFHLAHRHGDILREGWKNIMEAMLQLFRAQLLPKAMVEVEDFVDPNGKISLQREETPSNRGESTVLSFVSWLTLSGTEQSSVRGPSTENQEAKRAALDCIKHCDPEKMITESKFLQLESLQELMKALVSVTPDEETYDEEDAAFCLEMLLRIVLENRDRVGCVWQTVRDHLYHLCVQAQDFCFLVERAVVGLLRLAIRLLRREEISGQVLLSLRILLLMKPSVLSRVSHQVAYGLHELLKTNAANIHSGDDWATLFTLLECIGSGVKPPAALQATARAEAPDAGAQSDSELPSYHQNDVSLDRGYTSDSEVYADHCRPGKIHRSATDADVVNSGWLVVGKDDIDNSKPGPGPSRLGPSPLVNQYSLTVGLDLGPHDTKSLLKCVESLSFIVRDAAHITPDNFELCVKTLRIFVEASLNGGCKSQEKRGKSHKYDSKGNRFKKKSKEGSVLRRPRTSGQHATRGGHSDDDEDEGVPASYHTVSLQVSQDLLDLMHTLHTRAASIYSSWAEEQRHLETGGRKIEADSRTLWAHCWCPLLQGIACLCCDARRQVRMQALTYLQRALLVHDLQKLDALEWESCFNKVLFPLLTKLLENISPADVGGMEETRMRASTLLSKVFLQHLSPLLSLSTFAALWLTILDFMDKYMHAGSSDLLSEAIPESLKNMLLVMDTAEIFHNADARGGSPSALWEITWERIDCFLPHLRDELFKQTVIQDPMPLEPHAQKTLASAHMTPAAGDTRTPGHPPPPEMPSELGACDFEKPEGPRPANSSSPGSPVASSPNRLSPTSDGPPPLAQPPLILQPLASPLQVGVPPMTLPIILNPALIEATSPVPLLATPRPTDPMPTSEVN, from the exons ATCCCACTCATGAGGGCACAGCAGAGGGCATGGAGAACATGGCAGATGCTGTCACCCACGCCCGTTTTGTGGGCACAGATCCTGCCAGCGATGAGGTTGTCCTGATGAAAATCCTTCAG GTGCTTCGGACTCTGTTGCTGACCCCAGCGGGTGCCCACCTAACCAATGAATCTGTGTGTGAGATTATGCAGTCTTGTTTCCGGATCTGCTTTGAAATGAGGCTCAGTG AGTTATTGAGAAAATCCGCAGAGCACACTCTCGTAGACATGGTGCAGCTGCTCTTCACAAG GTTACCTCAGTTTAAAGAAGAACCCAAGAACTATATGGGGACCAACATGAAGAAG CTGAAAATGAGAGCAGGAGGCATGAGTGATTCATCCAAgtggaagaaacagaagagatcCCCCCGGCCCCTGCGCCATATGACCAAAGTAACATCAGGTTCAGAGTTGCCCACCTCCAATGGAACCACCTTATCCTCTAACCTCACTG GGGGCATGCCCTTCATTGATGTGCCCACTCCCATCTCCTCTGCAAGTTCAGAAGCTGCCTCAACGGTGGTCAGCCCCTCTACAGACAGTGGCCTGGAGTTCTCCTCTCAGACCACCTCCAAGGAGGACCTCACTGACCTGGAGCAACCTGGCTCTCCAGGGTATAGCACAGCTACAGAGCCTGGTAGCAGTGAGCTAGGGGTTCCTGAGCAGCCTGACCCGCAG CAGGAAGGAGTCCATGTGGAAAAGGCCCAGTCAGCATCTGTGGAATCCATCCCCGAAGTGTTAGAGGAGTGCACGTCTCCTGCTGACCACTCTGACTCTGCCTCTGTCCATGACATGGATTACGTCAATCCCCGGGGTGTGCGCTTTACACAGTCCTCCCAGAAAGAAG GTACAGCTTTGGTTCCCTATGGTCTTCCCTGCATCCGTGAGCTCTTCCGCTTCCTCATCTCCCTCACCAATCCACATGACCGCCACAATTCAGAAGTTATGATCCACATGGGACTGCATTTGCTGACAGTGGCTCTTGAATCTGCCCCTGTAGCCCAGTGCCAAACCCTTTTGGGCCTCATCAAAGATGAGATGTGCCGCCACTTACTCCAG CTACTCAGTGTAGAGCGACTCAACCTTTATGCTGCTTCCCTGCGGGTATGCTTCCTGCTTTTTGAGAGCATGAGGGAACATCTCAAGTTCCAATTGGAG ATGTACATCAAAAAGCTCATGGAGATCATCACTGTGGAGAACCCCAAAATGCCTTATGAGATGAAAGAGATGGCACTGGAGGCCATTGTGCAGCTCTGGCACATCCCCAGTTTTGTCACTGAGCTCTATATCAACTATGATTGTGACTACTACTGTTCAAACCTCTTTGAAGACCTCACCAAGCTGCTGTCCAAG AATGCCTTCCCTGTGTCTGGTCAGCTCTATACAACACACCTCCTGTCTCTTGATGCCCTGTTGACAGTGATTGACAGCACTGAGGCCCATTGCCAGGCCAAAGTCCTCAACAGTCTTAcccagcaagagaagaaagaagcagcCAGATCTGGCTATGAGGCGGTGGATGGTACCCGAGAATCCAGCAATA GTGAGAGAGCAGCCAGCGATGGGAAACCTGTAGGCATAGCCGCAGACATCCCAGGTCTACATCTGCCAGGTGGAGGGCGGCTGCCAGCAGAACATGGGAAGCCAGGATGCAGTGATCTGGAGGAAGCTGCTGACTCTGGGG CTGACAAAAAGTTTACCCGGAAGCCACCTCGATTTTCCTGTCTCCTGCCAGATCCACGGGAActgattgaaattaaaaacaaaaagaag CTGCTAATCACTGGCACAGAGCAGTTCAACCAGAAACCAAAGAAGGGAATCCAGTTTCTGCAGGAGAAAGGCCTCCTCACCATCCCAATGGACAACACAGAGGTAGCCCAGTGGCTCCGAGAGAACCCTCGGCTGGACAAGAAAATGATTGGAGAGTTTGTGAGTGACCGCAAAAACATTGACCTGTTGGAGAGCTTTGTGAG CACCTTCAGCTTTCAGGGTCTGCGGCTGGATGAAGCTCTTCGTCTCTACCTGGAAGCCTTTCGCTTACCTGGGGAAGCACCAGTCATCCAGAGGTTGCTGGAGGCATTCACAGAGCATTGGAGG AATTGTAATGGCTCCCCATTTGCCAATAGCGATGCCTGCTTTGCTCTGGCCTATGCTGTCATCTTGCTTAATACTGACCAGCACAACCACAACGTTCGCAAACAGAATGCACCCATGACTCTAGAG GAGTTTCGCAAAAACCTAAAAGGTGTGAATGGAGGCAAGGACTTTGAGCAAGACATCCTGGAGGACATGTACCATGCCATCAA GAATGAGGAAATTGTGATGCCTGAAGAGCAGACAGGCTTGGTTCGGGAGAACTATGTGTGGAATGTGCTACTTCATCGAGGTGCCACCCCAGAGGGCATATTCCTTCGTGTGCCTGCTGGCAGCTATGATCTTGACCTCTTCACCATGACGTGGGGCCCCACTATTGCTGCCCTTTCTTATGTCTTTGACAAAAGCCTTGAGGAAACAATTATCCAGAAAGCCATCTCAGGCTTCAG GAAGTGCGCCATGATCTCCGCCCACTATGGCCTCAGCGATGTGTTTGACAATCTCATCATATCTCTGTGCAAATTCACAGCTCTTAGCAGTGAG TCTATTGAGAATCTGCCCAGTGTGTTTGGAAGCAACCCCAAAGCCCACATTGCAGCCAAGACAGTATTCCATTTGGCCCATCGTCATGGTGATATCCTGCGGGAGGGCTGGAAGAATATCATGGAAGCCATGCTGCAGCTCTTCCGAGCCCAACTGCTTCCCAAAGCTATGGTGGAG GTAGAAGATTTTGTGGATCCCAATGGCAAGATCTCTCTACAGAGGGAGGAGACACCATCAAACCG AGGAGAGTCGACAGTGCTAAGCTTTGTGAGCTGGCTAACACTAAGTGGTACTGAGCAGTCTAGTGTGCGGGGCCCATCCACTGAGAACCAAGAGGCCAAAAGAGCGGCCTTGGACTGCATCAAG CATTGTGACCCAGAAAAGATGATCACAGAAAGCAAGTTCCTTCAGCTGGAGTCACTGCAGGAGCTCATGAAG GCTCTGGTCTCAGTGACGCCAGATGAAGAGACATATGATGAGGAGGATGCTGCTTTCTGCCTAGAGATGCTGCTGAGGATTGTGCTGGAGAACAG GGACCGTGTGGGTTGTGTGTGGCAGACTGTCCGAGACCATCTATATCACCTGTGTGTCCAGGCACAGGATTTCTGCTTCCTTGTGGAGCGGGCAGTGGTGGGGCTGCTCCGCTTGGCCATTCGACTACTCCGAAGAGAAGAGATCAGTGGCCAG GTGCTGCTCTCCCTGCGTATTTTGCTACTAATGAAGCCCAGCGTGCTGTCCCGAGTCAGTCACCAGGTAGCCTATGGGCTCCATGAACTTCTTAAGACCAACGCAGCCAACATCCACTCAGGTGACGACTGGGCCACTCTCTTCACACTGCTGGAATGCATTGGCTCAGGTGTAAAGCCTCCAGCTGCCCTGCAGGCCACAGCCAGGGCTGAAGCACCTGATGCCG GGGCCCAATCAGACAGCGAACTCCCATCCTACCATCAGAATGATGTGAGCCTGGACCGAGGATACACTTCTGACTCGGAGGTCTATGCTGACCATTGCAGGCCTGGCAAGATCCACCGATCAGCCACTGATGCTGATGTAGTCAACAGCGGCTGGTTAGTG GTGGGGAAGGATGACATTGATAACTCCAAGCCAGGTCCTGGGCCCAGCCGGCTAGGCCCTTCACCCCTGGTCAATCAGTACAGCCTAACAGTGGGGCTGGACCTCGGGCCACACGACACTAAGTCCCTGCTTAAATGTGTAGAATCTCTGTCCTTCATTGTGCGTGATGCTGCCCACATTACACCTGACAACTTTGAGCTCTGCGTGAAGACTCTCCGTATCTTTGTGGAGGCCAGTCTGAATGGCG GGTGCAAGTCCCAGGAGAAACGTGGCAAGAGTCACAAATATGACAGCAAAGGAAACCGCTTCAAGAAGAAATCCAAGGAAGGTTCAGTGCTTCGGCGGCCTCGAACCTCTGGCCAACATGCCACTCGGGGTGGGCATAGTGACGATGATGAGGATGAAGGGGTGCCTGCCAGCTACCATACGGTGTCTTTACAGGTCAGTCAGGAC TTGTTAGATCTGATGCACACCCTGCACACGCGAGCAGCCTCTATCTACAGCTCTTGGGCGGAGGAACAGCGCCACCTAGAGACAGGTGGCCGGAAGATAGAAGCGGATTCACGTACCCTCTGGGCCCACTGCTGGTGTCCCTTACTGCAGG GCATTGCCTGCTTGTGCTGTGATGCCCGGCGCCAGGTGCGGATGCAAGCACTGACTTATCTGCAACGAGCACTACTGGTACATGATCTGCAGAAGCTAGATGCCCTGGAGTGGGAGTCCTGTTTTAACAAG GTGCTGTTTCCTCTACTGACCAAACTCTTGGAGAACATCAGCCCTGCAGATGTGGGTGGGATGGAGGAGACTCGAATGAGGGCTTCCACACTGCTGTCTAAG GTCTTCCTGCAGCACCTGTCTCCACTGCTGTCACTCTCTACCTTTGCGGCCCTCTGGCTGACCATCCTGGACTTCATGGACAAGTATATGCATGCAGGATCCAGTGACTTACTG TCAGAGGCCATCCCTGAGTCTCTGAAGAACATGCTCCTGGTGATGGACACAGCAGAGATTTTCCACAATGCAGATGCCCGAGGAGGCAGCCCCTCAGCCCTCTGGGAGATCACCTGGGAGCGCATTGACTGTTTTCTGCCCCACCTACGAGATGAGCTCTTCAAGCAGACTGTCATCCAGG ACCCCATGCCACTGGAGCCACATGCCCAAAAAACTCTGGCCTCAGCCCACATGACTCCTGCTGCTGGAGACACAAGGACACCTGGCCATCCACCTCCCCCAGAGATGCCTTCTGAGCTGGGGGCCTGTG ACTTCGAGAAGCCTGAGGGCCCTCGACCTGCCAACAGCAGCTCTCCTGGATCACCAGTGGCATCTAGCCCCAACAGACTGAGCCCTACTTCAGATGGGCCTCCTCCTCTGGCTCAGCCTCCACTGATCCTGCAGCCCTTGGCCTCCCCATTGCAGGTGGGCGTACCACCCATGACTCTACCAATCATCCTCAACCCTGCTCTCATTGAGGCCACTTCACCAGTGCCCCTCCTGGCCACACCCCGCCCCACAGACCCAATGCCCACCTCCGAGGTCAACTAA
- the GBF1 gene encoding Golgi-specific brefeldin A-resistance guanine nucleotide exchange factor 1 isoform X7, translated as MVDKNIYIIQGEINIVVGAIKRNARWSTHTPLDEERDPLLHSFSNLKEVLNNITELSEIEPNVFLRPFLEVIRSEDTTGPITGLALTSVNKFLSYALIDPTHEGTAEGMENMADAVTHARFVGTDPASDEVVLMKILQVLRTLLLTPAGAHLTNESVCEIMQSCFRICFEMRLSELLRKSAEHTLVDMVQLLFTRLPQFKEEPKNYMGTNMKKLKMRAGGMSDSSKWKKQKRSPRPLRHMTKVTSGSELPTSNGTTLSSNLTGGMPFIDVPTPISSASSEAASTVVSPSTDSGLEFSSQTTSKEDLTDLEQPGSPGYSTATEPGSSELGVPEQPDPQQEGVHVEKAQSASVESIPEVLEECTSPADHSDSASVHDMDYVNPRGVRFTQSSQKEGTALVPYGLPCIRELFRFLISLTNPHDRHNSEVMIHMGLHLLTVALESAPVAQCQTLLGLIKDEMCRHLLQLLSVERLNLYAASLRVCFLLFESMREHLKFQLEMYIKKLMEIITVENPKMPYEMKEMALEAIVQLWHIPSFVTELYINYDCDYYCSNLFEDLTKLLSKNAFPVSGQLYTTHLLSLDALLTVIDSTEAHCQAKVLNSLTQQEKKEAARSGYEAVDGTRESSNSERAASDGKPVGIAADIPGLHLPGGGRLPAEHGKPGCSDLEEAADSGADKKFTRKPPRFSCLLPDPRELIEIKNKKKLLITGTEQFNQKPKKGIQFLQEKGLLTIPMDNTEVAQWLRENPRLDKKMIGEFVSDRKNIDLLESFVSTFSFQGLRLDEALRLYLEAFRLPGEAPVIQRLLEAFTEHWRNCNGSPFANSDACFALAYAVILLNTDQHNHNVRKQNAPMTLEEFRKNLKGVNGGKDFEQDILEDMYHAIKNEEIVMPEEQTGLVRENYVWNVLLHRGATPEGIFLRVPAGSYDLDLFTMTWGPTIAALSYVFDKSLEETIIQKAISGFRKCAMISAHYGLSDVFDNLIISLCKFTALSSESIENLPSVFGSNPKAHIAAKTVFHLAHRHGDILREGWKNIMEAMLQLFRAQLLPKAMVEVEDFVDPNGKISLQREETPSNRGESTVLSFVSWLTLSGTEQSSVRGPSTENQEAKRAALDCIKHCDPEKMITESKFLQLESLQELMKALVSVTPDEETYDEEDAAFCLEMLLRIVLENRDRVGCVWQTVRDHLYHLCVQAQDFCFLVERAVVGLLRLAIRLLRREEISGQVLLSLRILLLMKPSVLSRVSHQVAYGLHELLKTNAANIHSGDDWATLFTLLECIGSGVKPPAALQATARAEAPDAGAQSDSELPSYHQNDVSLDRGYTSDSEVYADHCRPGKIHRSATDADVVNSGWLVVGKDDIDNSKPGPGPSRLGPSPLVNQYSLTVGLDLGPHDTKSLLKCVESLSFIVRDAAHITPDNFELCVKTLRIFVEASLNGGCKSQEKRGKSHKYDSKGNRFKKKSKEGSVLRRPRTSGQHATRGGHSDDDEDEGVPASYHTVSLQLLDLMHTLHTRAASIYSSWAEEQRHLETGGRKIEADSRTLWAHCWCPLLQGIACLCCDARRQVRMQALTYLQRALLVHDLQKLDALEWESCFNKVLFPLLTKLLENISPADVGGMEETRMRASTLLSKVFLQHLSPLLSLSTFAALWLTILDFMDKYMHAGSSDLLSEAIPESLKNMLLVMDTAEIFHNADARGGSPSALWEITWERIDCFLPHLRDELFKQTVIQDPMPLEPHAQKTLASAHMTPAAGDTRTPGHPPPPEMPSELGACDFEKPEGPRPANSSSPGSPVASSPNRLSPTSDGPPPLAQPPLILQPLASPLQVGVPPMTLPIILNPALIEATSPVPLLATPRPTDPMPTSEVN; from the exons ATCCCACTCATGAGGGCACAGCAGAGGGCATGGAGAACATGGCAGATGCTGTCACCCACGCCCGTTTTGTGGGCACAGATCCTGCCAGCGATGAGGTTGTCCTGATGAAAATCCTTCAG GTGCTTCGGACTCTGTTGCTGACCCCAGCGGGTGCCCACCTAACCAATGAATCTGTGTGTGAGATTATGCAGTCTTGTTTCCGGATCTGCTTTGAAATGAGGCTCAGTG AGTTATTGAGAAAATCCGCAGAGCACACTCTCGTAGACATGGTGCAGCTGCTCTTCACAAG GTTACCTCAGTTTAAAGAAGAACCCAAGAACTATATGGGGACCAACATGAAGAAG CTGAAAATGAGAGCAGGAGGCATGAGTGATTCATCCAAgtggaagaaacagaagagatcCCCCCGGCCCCTGCGCCATATGACCAAAGTAACATCAGGTTCAGAGTTGCCCACCTCCAATGGAACCACCTTATCCTCTAACCTCACTG GGGGCATGCCCTTCATTGATGTGCCCACTCCCATCTCCTCTGCAAGTTCAGAAGCTGCCTCAACGGTGGTCAGCCCCTCTACAGACAGTGGCCTGGAGTTCTCCTCTCAGACCACCTCCAAGGAGGACCTCACTGACCTGGAGCAACCTGGCTCTCCAGGGTATAGCACAGCTACAGAGCCTGGTAGCAGTGAGCTAGGGGTTCCTGAGCAGCCTGACCCGCAG CAGGAAGGAGTCCATGTGGAAAAGGCCCAGTCAGCATCTGTGGAATCCATCCCCGAAGTGTTAGAGGAGTGCACGTCTCCTGCTGACCACTCTGACTCTGCCTCTGTCCATGACATGGATTACGTCAATCCCCGGGGTGTGCGCTTTACACAGTCCTCCCAGAAAGAAG GTACAGCTTTGGTTCCCTATGGTCTTCCCTGCATCCGTGAGCTCTTCCGCTTCCTCATCTCCCTCACCAATCCACATGACCGCCACAATTCAGAAGTTATGATCCACATGGGACTGCATTTGCTGACAGTGGCTCTTGAATCTGCCCCTGTAGCCCAGTGCCAAACCCTTTTGGGCCTCATCAAAGATGAGATGTGCCGCCACTTACTCCAG CTACTCAGTGTAGAGCGACTCAACCTTTATGCTGCTTCCCTGCGGGTATGCTTCCTGCTTTTTGAGAGCATGAGGGAACATCTCAAGTTCCAATTGGAG ATGTACATCAAAAAGCTCATGGAGATCATCACTGTGGAGAACCCCAAAATGCCTTATGAGATGAAAGAGATGGCACTGGAGGCCATTGTGCAGCTCTGGCACATCCCCAGTTTTGTCACTGAGCTCTATATCAACTATGATTGTGACTACTACTGTTCAAACCTCTTTGAAGACCTCACCAAGCTGCTGTCCAAG AATGCCTTCCCTGTGTCTGGTCAGCTCTATACAACACACCTCCTGTCTCTTGATGCCCTGTTGACAGTGATTGACAGCACTGAGGCCCATTGCCAGGCCAAAGTCCTCAACAGTCTTAcccagcaagagaagaaagaagcagcCAGATCTGGCTATGAGGCGGTGGATGGTACCCGAGAATCCAGCAATA GTGAGAGAGCAGCCAGCGATGGGAAACCTGTAGGCATAGCCGCAGACATCCCAGGTCTACATCTGCCAGGTGGAGGGCGGCTGCCAGCAGAACATGGGAAGCCAGGATGCAGTGATCTGGAGGAAGCTGCTGACTCTGGGG CTGACAAAAAGTTTACCCGGAAGCCACCTCGATTTTCCTGTCTCCTGCCAGATCCACGGGAActgattgaaattaaaaacaaaaagaag CTGCTAATCACTGGCACAGAGCAGTTCAACCAGAAACCAAAGAAGGGAATCCAGTTTCTGCAGGAGAAAGGCCTCCTCACCATCCCAATGGACAACACAGAGGTAGCCCAGTGGCTCCGAGAGAACCCTCGGCTGGACAAGAAAATGATTGGAGAGTTTGTGAGTGACCGCAAAAACATTGACCTGTTGGAGAGCTTTGTGAG CACCTTCAGCTTTCAGGGTCTGCGGCTGGATGAAGCTCTTCGTCTCTACCTGGAAGCCTTTCGCTTACCTGGGGAAGCACCAGTCATCCAGAGGTTGCTGGAGGCATTCACAGAGCATTGGAGG AATTGTAATGGCTCCCCATTTGCCAATAGCGATGCCTGCTTTGCTCTGGCCTATGCTGTCATCTTGCTTAATACTGACCAGCACAACCACAACGTTCGCAAACAGAATGCACCCATGACTCTAGAG GAGTTTCGCAAAAACCTAAAAGGTGTGAATGGAGGCAAGGACTTTGAGCAAGACATCCTGGAGGACATGTACCATGCCATCAA GAATGAGGAAATTGTGATGCCTGAAGAGCAGACAGGCTTGGTTCGGGAGAACTATGTGTGGAATGTGCTACTTCATCGAGGTGCCACCCCAGAGGGCATATTCCTTCGTGTGCCTGCTGGCAGCTATGATCTTGACCTCTTCACCATGACGTGGGGCCCCACTATTGCTGCCCTTTCTTATGTCTTTGACAAAAGCCTTGAGGAAACAATTATCCAGAAAGCCATCTCAGGCTTCAG GAAGTGCGCCATGATCTCCGCCCACTATGGCCTCAGCGATGTGTTTGACAATCTCATCATATCTCTGTGCAAATTCACAGCTCTTAGCAGTGAG TCTATTGAGAATCTGCCCAGTGTGTTTGGAAGCAACCCCAAAGCCCACATTGCAGCCAAGACAGTATTCCATTTGGCCCATCGTCATGGTGATATCCTGCGGGAGGGCTGGAAGAATATCATGGAAGCCATGCTGCAGCTCTTCCGAGCCCAACTGCTTCCCAAAGCTATGGTGGAG GTAGAAGATTTTGTGGATCCCAATGGCAAGATCTCTCTACAGAGGGAGGAGACACCATCAAACCG AGGAGAGTCGACAGTGCTAAGCTTTGTGAGCTGGCTAACACTAAGTGGTACTGAGCAGTCTAGTGTGCGGGGCCCATCCACTGAGAACCAAGAGGCCAAAAGAGCGGCCTTGGACTGCATCAAG CATTGTGACCCAGAAAAGATGATCACAGAAAGCAAGTTCCTTCAGCTGGAGTCACTGCAGGAGCTCATGAAG GCTCTGGTCTCAGTGACGCCAGATGAAGAGACATATGATGAGGAGGATGCTGCTTTCTGCCTAGAGATGCTGCTGAGGATTGTGCTGGAGAACAG GGACCGTGTGGGTTGTGTGTGGCAGACTGTCCGAGACCATCTATATCACCTGTGTGTCCAGGCACAGGATTTCTGCTTCCTTGTGGAGCGGGCAGTGGTGGGGCTGCTCCGCTTGGCCATTCGACTACTCCGAAGAGAAGAGATCAGTGGCCAG GTGCTGCTCTCCCTGCGTATTTTGCTACTAATGAAGCCCAGCGTGCTGTCCCGAGTCAGTCACCAGGTAGCCTATGGGCTCCATGAACTTCTTAAGACCAACGCAGCCAACATCCACTCAGGTGACGACTGGGCCACTCTCTTCACACTGCTGGAATGCATTGGCTCAGGTGTAAAGCCTCCAGCTGCCCTGCAGGCCACAGCCAGGGCTGAAGCACCTGATGCCG GGGCCCAATCAGACAGCGAACTCCCATCCTACCATCAGAATGATGTGAGCCTGGACCGAGGATACACTTCTGACTCGGAGGTCTATGCTGACCATTGCAGGCCTGGCAAGATCCACCGATCAGCCACTGATGCTGATGTAGTCAACAGCGGCTGGTTAGTG GTGGGGAAGGATGACATTGATAACTCCAAGCCAGGTCCTGGGCCCAGCCGGCTAGGCCCTTCACCCCTGGTCAATCAGTACAGCCTAACAGTGGGGCTGGACCTCGGGCCACACGACACTAAGTCCCTGCTTAAATGTGTAGAATCTCTGTCCTTCATTGTGCGTGATGCTGCCCACATTACACCTGACAACTTTGAGCTCTGCGTGAAGACTCTCCGTATCTTTGTGGAGGCCAGTCTGAATGGCG GGTGCAAGTCCCAGGAGAAACGTGGCAAGAGTCACAAATATGACAGCAAAGGAAACCGCTTCAAGAAGAAATCCAAGGAAGGTTCAGTGCTTCGGCGGCCTCGAACCTCTGGCCAACATGCCACTCGGGGTGGGCATAGTGACGATGATGAGGATGAAGGGGTGCCTGCCAGCTACCATACGGTGTCTTTACAG TTGTTAGATCTGATGCACACCCTGCACACGCGAGCAGCCTCTATCTACAGCTCTTGGGCGGAGGAACAGCGCCACCTAGAGACAGGTGGCCGGAAGATAGAAGCGGATTCACGTACCCTCTGGGCCCACTGCTGGTGTCCCTTACTGCAGG GCATTGCCTGCTTGTGCTGTGATGCCCGGCGCCAGGTGCGGATGCAAGCACTGACTTATCTGCAACGAGCACTACTGGTACATGATCTGCAGAAGCTAGATGCCCTGGAGTGGGAGTCCTGTTTTAACAAG GTGCTGTTTCCTCTACTGACCAAACTCTTGGAGAACATCAGCCCTGCAGATGTGGGTGGGATGGAGGAGACTCGAATGAGGGCTTCCACACTGCTGTCTAAG GTCTTCCTGCAGCACCTGTCTCCACTGCTGTCACTCTCTACCTTTGCGGCCCTCTGGCTGACCATCCTGGACTTCATGGACAAGTATATGCATGCAGGATCCAGTGACTTACTG TCAGAGGCCATCCCTGAGTCTCTGAAGAACATGCTCCTGGTGATGGACACAGCAGAGATTTTCCACAATGCAGATGCCCGAGGAGGCAGCCCCTCAGCCCTCTGGGAGATCACCTGGGAGCGCATTGACTGTTTTCTGCCCCACCTACGAGATGAGCTCTTCAAGCAGACTGTCATCCAGG ACCCCATGCCACTGGAGCCACATGCCCAAAAAACTCTGGCCTCAGCCCACATGACTCCTGCTGCTGGAGACACAAGGACACCTGGCCATCCACCTCCCCCAGAGATGCCTTCTGAGCTGGGGGCCTGTG ACTTCGAGAAGCCTGAGGGCCCTCGACCTGCCAACAGCAGCTCTCCTGGATCACCAGTGGCATCTAGCCCCAACAGACTGAGCCCTACTTCAGATGGGCCTCCTCCTCTGGCTCAGCCTCCACTGATCCTGCAGCCCTTGGCCTCCCCATTGCAGGTGGGCGTACCACCCATGACTCTACCAATCATCCTCAACCCTGCTCTCATTGAGGCCACTTCACCAGTGCCCCTCCTGGCCACACCCCGCCCCACAGACCCAATGCCCACCTCCGAGGTCAACTAA